In Salisediminibacterium beveridgei, one DNA window encodes the following:
- a CDS encoding DUF5327 family protein produces the protein MDIPVSKLISKMEQAIERMKQSEDQPEVLSEQAKIIQAYSELLTEHSPRSGGNVPPVNHATLEDLEKTKMQNPQFVPGKPVDPEPKEDQVEAYEKGQKVGDLTQGKTRKKERVKIYDDGEEPKSDSLLDF, from the coding sequence ATGGACATCCCTGTATCCAAACTGATCAGCAAGATGGAACAAGCGATCGAGCGGATGAAACAATCCGAAGATCAACCCGAAGTGCTCAGTGAGCAGGCGAAGATTATTCAGGCATACAGCGAGTTGTTAACGGAACACAGCCCGCGTTCAGGCGGGAATGTACCGCCTGTGAATCATGCCACTCTTGAAGATTTGGAAAAAACAAAGATGCAAAATCCGCAGTTCGTCCCCGGGAAGCCTGTCGATCCTGAACCGAAAGAGGATCAGGTCGAAGCGTATGAAAAGGGGCAGAAAGTCGGCGATTTGACGCAAGGGAAAACACGGAAAAAAGAGCGGGTCAAAATTTATGATGACGGGGAAGAACCGAAATCGGACAGCCTTCTTGATTTTTAA
- a CDS encoding GNAT family N-acetyltransferase, producing the protein MSDDIIVRNYTMSDFDDLLMIQKESFPPPFPEELWWNKAHIQAHTETFPDGGLIAWIGDEPAGSATSLITTLHGTDHTWEEVADNGYIRNSHDPNGDTLYGIDVCVRPKYRGFGVAKALYDERKKMVERLGLKRYVAGCRIPDFQHAPKDMAAKDYVAEVQSGLRKDRVLTFMLKQGLTVKQIIPEYLDDDESRNYGVIVEWQNRNLL; encoded by the coding sequence ATGAGCGACGACATCATCGTCAGAAATTACACCATGAGCGATTTCGACGATCTGCTCATGATTCAAAAAGAATCTTTTCCCCCACCATTTCCGGAAGAACTCTGGTGGAATAAAGCACACATCCAGGCCCATACTGAAACCTTTCCGGATGGTGGACTCATCGCATGGATCGGTGACGAACCGGCAGGCTCTGCCACCTCGCTCATCACAACCCTCCACGGAACTGACCACACGTGGGAGGAAGTCGCAGACAACGGTTATATCCGCAACAGCCATGATCCAAACGGGGACACCCTCTACGGCATCGATGTCTGCGTACGCCCAAAATACCGGGGTTTCGGGGTGGCCAAAGCCCTTTATGATGAACGAAAAAAGATGGTCGAGCGTCTCGGCTTAAAGCGCTACGTTGCCGGCTGCCGGATTCCGGATTTTCAACATGCCCCGAAGGATATGGCTGCCAAGGACTATGTAGCCGAAGTGCAAAGCGGGCTGCGAAAAGATCGTGTCCTCACCTTCATGCTGAAACAGGGCCTTACCGTGAAACAGATCATCCCGGAATACCTGGACGATGATGAATCCCGGAACTACGGGGTCATCGTGGAATGGCAAAACCGCAATCTGCTTTGA
- a CDS encoding DUF423 domain-containing protein, protein MKLFLMLAGVSGFLFVALGAFGAHALNDKLEAMGYKATFETGVQYHMVHTLALVAVAILMSHLSTTGLLTASGWAFIVGIILFSGSLYTLSLTGIRIFGAITPLGGVAFLAGWILLVVAAVMD, encoded by the coding sequence TTGAAACTTTTTTTAATGCTTGCAGGCGTGAGTGGCTTTTTGTTTGTCGCATTGGGGGCATTTGGTGCCCACGCGTTAAACGATAAACTTGAAGCGATGGGGTACAAAGCAACCTTTGAAACCGGGGTTCAGTACCATATGGTGCATACGCTGGCTCTGGTGGCCGTGGCGATTCTGATGAGCCACCTGAGTACGACCGGTTTGCTGACGGCATCGGGCTGGGCCTTCATTGTCGGGATCATTCTCTTCTCGGGCAGCCTGTACACGCTGAGCCTCACCGGGATCCGGATCTTCGGAGCGATCACACCACTTGGTGGCGTCGCCTTTCTCGCAGGGTGGATCCTGCTCGTTGTGGCCGCGGTGATGGACTGA
- the hemQ gene encoding hydrogen peroxide-dependent heme synthase gives MAEPAKTLDGWYVLHDLRTVDWVSWKKLDATTRENIISEFMSHMEKWNEVQTKLEGSHGVYKMMGQKADIMFMWLRPTMDELQDIENAFNKSGLADFLIPKYSYVSVVELSNYLPAEKDPNEDPEIQARLKPILPTWQYVCFYPMDKRRDGEDNWYMLDMEDRQTMMRSHGMIGRSYAGKVRQIISGSVGFDDWEWAVTLYAHDVLQFKKLVYEMRFDEVSARYGDFGSFFVGMQLEEGKIADYFYV, from the coding sequence ATGGCAGAACCGGCAAAGACATTGGACGGCTGGTACGTCCTGCACGACCTTCGCACAGTGGACTGGGTATCCTGGAAGAAGCTCGATGCCACCACAAGAGAAAATATCATCTCTGAATTCATGAGTCATATGGAGAAATGGAACGAAGTACAGACGAAGCTCGAAGGCAGCCACGGGGTTTACAAGATGATGGGTCAGAAAGCAGACATCATGTTCATGTGGCTGAGACCGACGATGGATGAACTTCAGGATATCGAGAACGCCTTTAATAAATCCGGGCTGGCCGACTTCCTGATTCCAAAATATTCTTACGTCTCCGTCGTTGAGTTGAGTAATTATCTCCCTGCAGAGAAGGATCCAAACGAGGATCCGGAAATCCAGGCACGCCTGAAACCCATTCTGCCGACCTGGCAGTATGTCTGCTTCTATCCGATGGACAAGCGGCGTGATGGTGAAGACAACTGGTATATGCTCGATATGGAAGACCGCCAGACGATGATGCGCAGCCACGGCATGATCGGCCGCAGTTACGCCGGCAAAGTGCGTCAGATCATCAGCGGTTCTGTCGGTTTTGACGACTGGGAATGGGCAGTGACCCTGTACGCCCACGACGTATTGCAATTTAAGAAACTCGTTTATGAAATGCGTTTTGATGAAGTCAGCGCACGCTACGGTGATTTCGGTTCGTTTTTCGTAGGCATGCAGCTTGAAGAAGGAAAAATCGCAGATTACTTTTACGTGTGA
- a CDS encoding enoyl-CoA hydratase/isomerase family protein: METVEYVVESGIATIQMNRPEVRNAINEQMHKDLYHAFQEARRDDEVQVIVLTGVDDAFSAGADIKSIPVEEMDSFDHGTYLEEYYNPLIQLIDAIEKPIVAYINGTAVGAGLSLALACDIRYAEEDAKLSLSFLGIGLTPDAGASYFLPRLVGLGNAIALGTGKSFTVQEAMQTGLIQGTGNPVNIVMQLRRAPMPAYSWMKKNMKYGMEHSLEDTLNQEIEGQRAAGQSEAHKKAVKSFLSK, encoded by the coding sequence ATGGAAACGGTCGAATACGTTGTTGAATCAGGTATTGCTACGATTCAGATGAACCGCCCGGAAGTGAGAAACGCCATTAACGAACAAATGCACAAGGATTTATACCACGCCTTTCAGGAGGCGCGGCGGGATGATGAGGTTCAGGTGATTGTCTTAACCGGCGTCGATGATGCTTTTTCTGCAGGAGCTGATATCAAGAGCATTCCCGTGGAGGAGATGGACTCCTTTGATCACGGAACGTATCTTGAGGAGTATTACAATCCCTTGATTCAGTTGATCGATGCCATCGAAAAACCAATCGTGGCTTACATTAACGGAACAGCCGTCGGCGCAGGCCTAAGCCTCGCCCTCGCCTGCGACATCCGCTACGCAGAAGAAGACGCCAAACTTTCCTTGAGTTTTCTCGGTATCGGTTTAACACCGGATGCAGGGGCAAGTTACTTTTTGCCACGGCTCGTCGGACTCGGGAATGCCATTGCTCTTGGAACGGGGAAATCTTTTACCGTTCAGGAAGCCATGCAGACCGGTCTGATTCAGGGCACCGGAAACCCCGTGAACATCGTCATGCAGCTGCGCCGCGCACCGATGCCGGCCTACAGCTGGATGAAAAAGAACATGAAGTACGGGATGGAACACTCCCTCGAAGACACGCTGAATCAGGAAATCGAGGGGCAGCGTGCCGCCGGACAGTCAGAGGCCCATAAAAAGGCAGTGAAATCCTTTTTGTCGAAATAG
- a CDS encoding oxidoreductase, whose translation MSIDALFDPITINGLPLRSRVIMGSMHVGLESLERGDERLTAFYRERARHDVGLIVTGGAAVNPEGSGGVGFMTIYEPEDIERWKPLTKAIDEEGSAIALQLFHAGRYAYKALTQVDPVAPSAIQSPINPDMPVALTEQEVRRTIDDFAKGAANAKAAGFHAVEIMGSEGYLLNQFLSPVTNQRDDEWGGTFEKRMRMPLEVMKAVRHAVGPDYPVIFRMSGLDLVEGSTTEEETLVFAKALEEAGADTLNVGIGWHESRVPTISMKVPRMKFVPVAKQIADAVEVPVVASNRINDPRDAGQIIAESNVSLVSMARPFLADPAIVTKGKEGRFDEINTCIACNQACLDHVFEMKPASCLVNPEAGRELDWKLVKTEAPKNIVIVGAGPGGLEAARAAAERGHHVTLVDEKDEIGGQLNYSKNIPGKKEFYETLRYYRVQLALLGVDVQLGKRATAEDPVFLDADEVIIATGITPRVPEIPGVDSKHVLSYREVFEGADPGKRVTVIGGGGVACDVALYMLDHGSEEVTLLQRSKTFAKGIGKTTRWATLMELKQKGVRMIGKVESYEEITGATIRFVKDGQPAESVGDTIVLAAGQLVNKGLADALEDKGKIVHMIGGAKDALGLDAKQAIYDGASLARTI comes from the coding sequence ATGTCGATTGATGCATTGTTTGACCCGATTACGATCAACGGATTACCGCTTCGCTCCCGTGTGATCATGGGATCGATGCACGTAGGACTGGAAAGTCTGGAACGAGGGGATGAGCGGCTCACTGCATTTTACAGGGAGAGAGCCCGTCATGACGTCGGTCTGATTGTCACCGGCGGGGCCGCAGTTAACCCCGAAGGAAGCGGCGGCGTCGGATTTATGACGATTTATGAACCGGAGGACATTGAACGCTGGAAGCCGCTCACCAAAGCGATCGATGAGGAGGGCAGCGCCATTGCCCTGCAGCTCTTCCATGCGGGGCGCTACGCGTATAAGGCGCTGACACAGGTCGATCCCGTTGCACCGTCCGCGATTCAGTCACCGATTAACCCCGATATGCCCGTGGCATTAACGGAGCAAGAGGTGCGCAGGACCATTGACGATTTCGCAAAGGGGGCCGCCAACGCGAAAGCTGCAGGCTTTCATGCCGTTGAAATTATGGGTTCTGAAGGGTATCTCTTAAACCAGTTCCTCTCTCCGGTCACCAATCAGCGGGATGATGAATGGGGAGGCACATTTGAGAAACGGATGCGGATGCCCCTTGAAGTCATGAAAGCCGTGCGACATGCCGTCGGTCCGGATTATCCGGTCATTTTCCGCATGTCGGGTCTCGATCTGGTTGAGGGCAGTACAACCGAAGAGGAGACGCTGGTATTTGCGAAAGCTCTGGAAGAAGCCGGGGCTGACACGTTGAACGTCGGCATCGGCTGGCACGAATCCCGGGTCCCGACCATTTCCATGAAAGTACCGCGGATGAAGTTCGTACCCGTTGCCAAGCAGATTGCCGATGCTGTTGAAGTCCCGGTTGTAGCGTCCAACCGCATCAATGATCCCCGGGACGCGGGACAGATCATTGCCGAATCCAACGTCTCACTTGTCTCCATGGCGCGGCCATTCCTTGCCGATCCGGCCATCGTTACAAAGGGGAAAGAAGGGCGTTTTGATGAGATCAATACGTGCATTGCCTGTAATCAGGCCTGTCTTGATCATGTCTTTGAAATGAAACCGGCGTCATGCCTCGTCAATCCCGAAGCAGGCAGGGAGCTGGATTGGAAACTGGTAAAGACCGAAGCCCCGAAAAACATTGTCATCGTCGGTGCCGGACCTGGGGGCCTCGAAGCCGCCCGGGCTGCAGCAGAACGGGGCCATCACGTAACGCTTGTCGATGAAAAGGATGAAATCGGCGGTCAGCTGAATTACTCAAAAAACATTCCGGGGAAAAAGGAGTTCTATGAGACACTCCGCTATTACCGGGTGCAACTGGCGTTGCTCGGTGTGGACGTTCAGCTTGGGAAAAGGGCCACCGCGGAGGATCCGGTATTCCTGGATGCAGACGAGGTCATCATCGCCACAGGCATTACGCCACGCGTGCCGGAAATACCTGGCGTGGACAGTAAGCATGTTCTGAGCTACCGGGAGGTCTTTGAAGGGGCCGATCCCGGAAAACGGGTTACGGTCATCGGCGGTGGTGGTGTCGCCTGTGACGTGGCGTTATATATGCTCGACCACGGCTCCGAAGAAGTGACGCTCTTACAGCGTAGTAAAACATTTGCAAAGGGAATCGGCAAGACGACCCGCTGGGCGACCTTGATGGAACTGAAACAAAAAGGCGTCCGCATGATCGGGAAGGTAGAATCTTATGAAGAAATTACTGGTGCCACGATCCGTTTTGTCAAAGACGGGCAACCCGCTGAATCTGTCGGGGACACCATCGTCCTTGCAGCAGGTCAGCTCGTGAACAAAGGTCTGGCAGATGCACTTGAAGATAAAGGGAAAATTGTGCACATGATCGGGGGAGCAAAAGATGCTCTCGGCCTGGATGCCAAACAGGCGATTTACGATGGGGCCAGTCTGGCCCGGACAATCTAA
- the pta gene encoding phosphate acetyltransferase: protein MSDMFTAIAEKVKAAKPAIVFPEGTDERILEATVRLKQEGILEPLLIGAADKVEAKAKEAGLDISDLTIYDPATYEGFDGLVDAFVERRKGKNTKEEAEEILKTPNYFGTMLVYTGLAGGLVSGAAHATGDTVRPALQIIKTKEGVKKTSGAFVMVRGDERFIFGDCAINIAPDANDMAETAIEAAKTARVFDIDPKVAMLSFSTKGSAVSPETEKVVEATAIAKEKDPQLTVDGEFQFDAAFVPSVAKKKAPESPLNGEANTFIFPSLESGNIGYKIAQRLGGFEAIGPILQGLNKPVNDLSRGCNVEDVYKLSLITAMQGLAD from the coding sequence GTGAGTGATATGTTTACTGCGATCGCTGAAAAAGTAAAAGCAGCCAAACCGGCGATCGTTTTCCCTGAGGGAACAGATGAACGGATACTTGAAGCAACGGTCAGATTGAAACAAGAAGGCATTCTCGAACCGCTGTTGATCGGCGCAGCGGACAAAGTCGAAGCAAAGGCCAAGGAAGCAGGCCTGGACATCAGCGATTTGACCATCTATGATCCAGCTACCTATGAAGGGTTCGACGGACTCGTTGATGCCTTTGTGGAACGACGAAAAGGGAAGAATACAAAAGAAGAGGCCGAAGAGATTCTGAAAACCCCGAACTACTTCGGCACGATGCTCGTCTATACCGGTCTTGCCGGTGGCCTCGTCAGCGGTGCAGCACACGCGACCGGCGATACCGTGCGACCGGCACTGCAGATCATCAAGACGAAAGAGGGCGTGAAGAAGACGTCCGGCGCGTTCGTGATGGTTCGCGGGGACGAACGCTTCATTTTCGGTGACTGTGCGATTAACATTGCACCGGATGCAAATGACATGGCAGAAACAGCTATCGAAGCCGCAAAGACGGCCCGTGTGTTTGACATCGACCCGAAAGTGGCGATGCTCAGCTTCTCCACAAAAGGCTCCGCCGTGAGTCCTGAAACGGAAAAAGTCGTGGAAGCAACGGCCATTGCCAAAGAGAAAGATCCGCAATTGACAGTGGACGGGGAATTTCAATTTGACGCCGCTTTCGTACCGTCAGTTGCCAAAAAGAAAGCACCGGAATCACCGTTAAACGGTGAAGCGAACACGTTTATTTTCCCGAGCCTTGAATCAGGCAACATCGGCTATAAAATCGCCCAGCGACTCGGCGGGTTTGAAGCGATCGGTCCGATCCTTCAAGGCCTCAATAAGCCGGTGAACGACCTCTCCCGCGGATGTAACGTGGAAGACGTCTACAAACTGTCCCTCATCACCGCTATGCAGGGTCTGGCAGACTAA
- a CDS encoding queuosine precursor transporter, producing the protein MPNEILWLIFAVANFSMLLVFYRLFGRTGLFVWIGFSTVLANMQVLKLVEIFGLVATLGNIMYGTVFLATDILNEKYGKKEARRAVWFGFSSLIAATIIMQFVVAFIPHADDWAHPHLAEIFDLLPQVAIGSLAAYLISQLMDVQIYAFFKKIFAKPSQLWMRNTFSTAISQFIDTVIFCTIAFWGWYSFGVWFEILLTTYIIKFIVSLIDTPFIYIARWLKPKD; encoded by the coding sequence ATGCCAAACGAAATCTTATGGCTCATCTTTGCGGTGGCCAACTTCAGTATGCTGCTCGTCTTTTACCGGCTTTTCGGCCGGACGGGACTGTTTGTCTGGATCGGGTTTTCCACGGTTCTGGCCAACATGCAGGTGTTAAAACTCGTTGAAATTTTTGGCCTTGTCGCCACACTGGGGAATATCATGTATGGAACCGTGTTCCTGGCGACGGATATCCTCAATGAAAAATATGGGAAGAAAGAAGCGCGCAGAGCGGTCTGGTTCGGGTTCAGTTCCCTGATCGCTGCGACCATCATCATGCAGTTTGTCGTGGCGTTCATTCCGCACGCCGATGACTGGGCGCACCCGCATCTGGCAGAGATCTTTGACTTGCTGCCGCAGGTCGCCATCGGCAGTCTTGCGGCTTACCTGATCAGTCAGCTGATGGACGTGCAGATCTATGCCTTTTTCAAAAAAATCTTTGCGAAACCGTCCCAGCTCTGGATGCGTAATACCTTCAGTACGGCGATCAGCCAGTTTATCGATACGGTGATCTTCTGTACCATTGCCTTTTGGGGCTGGTATTCGTTTGGCGTCTGGTTCGAGATTCTTTTGACGACCTACATCATCAAATTTATCGTGTCACTGATTGATACACCGTTCATTTATATTGCCCGCTGGTTGAAACCGAAAGATTGA
- a CDS encoding lipoate--protein ligase family protein: MEPLKLNLHRATWHWLDHTDPFESGSVMNAFAIDDTLCQLAGQQQNTGYVRGWVHRPTVVLGIQDTRLPSIQDGIAFLREQGYDVIARNSGGLAVVLDEGVYNLSLIFPEDKGLSIDRGYEQMVTLVRQLFPETGEAITDGEIPTSYCPGRYDLSIGGRKFAGISQRRIRGGIAVQIYLAIAGSGSKRADLIRAFYALAASGGEVKFHYPRIEPETMASLAELTGVTYSVDTVTSRVLTLLEELGDTLLPWTLDATTRPLFENHLKRMKKRNEDITR; the protein is encoded by the coding sequence ATGGAGCCACTGAAACTGAATCTGCACCGGGCCACCTGGCATTGGCTCGATCACACAGACCCTTTTGAATCGGGCAGCGTCATGAATGCCTTTGCCATAGATGATACGCTGTGTCAGCTGGCCGGACAACAACAAAACACCGGTTACGTCCGAGGCTGGGTGCACCGGCCAACGGTGGTGCTTGGCATTCAGGATACCCGCCTTCCTTCGATCCAGGACGGCATCGCTTTTTTGCGTGAACAAGGGTATGACGTCATCGCACGGAATTCCGGGGGCCTCGCGGTGGTACTTGACGAAGGGGTCTACAACCTCTCGCTCATCTTTCCGGAAGACAAAGGGCTCAGCATCGACCGGGGCTACGAACAGATGGTCACGCTGGTCCGGCAGCTCTTTCCCGAAACAGGAGAGGCCATCACAGATGGCGAAATTCCCACGTCCTACTGCCCGGGCCGCTATGACCTCAGTATCGGCGGCCGGAAATTCGCAGGTATCTCCCAGCGGCGGATCCGCGGGGGCATAGCCGTGCAGATCTACCTTGCGATCGCTGGCAGTGGTTCCAAACGGGCGGACCTGATCCGTGCGTTTTACGCCCTGGCCGCATCCGGCGGTGAAGTGAAATTCCACTACCCGAGGATTGAACCGGAGACGATGGCTTCTCTGGCGGAATTAACCGGGGTGACGTACTCGGTGGATACGGTTACTTCGCGGGTTCTGACACTCCTCGAAGAGCTCGGAGATACACTTTTGCCCTGGACACTGGACGCTACAACACGCCCCCTTTTTGAGAACCACCTGAAGCGGATGAAAAAACGAAACGAGGACATCACCCGGTAA
- a CDS encoding HD domain-containing protein: MTNRPDGTLSEEKVFKDPVHRYIHIQDELIWQLIGTKEFQRLRRIRQLGTTFMTFHGAEHTRFNHSLGVYEIMRRMIQTLEQKEAWDKDERLVALAAALLHDVGHGPFSHSFENVFDMDHEAWTRKILLGDTEINALLSKMDPRFPEKVAQVIAKEYDNKLLVSLISSQIDADRMDYLLRDAFYTGVSYGHFDMERLLRVIRTDSNQAVFKHSGMHAVEDYIMSRYQMYWQVYFHPVTRSAEVILTKILHRARYLMETGYTFRLNPSHFRTMFEGEATLTDYLKLDESVVMFYFQEWEDERDPILSDLCRRFMHRRLLKYVECTPEKLAEKKGKIAQSFEALGVDPDWYLVHDSSSDLPYDFYRPGTEPASERVPIYLLMPDGSKRELSRESDIVLAISGKKRTDHKFYYPGDVLDEAGNDHPEVIRIRQLLGSLY, translated from the coding sequence ATGACCAACAGGCCTGATGGCACACTCAGTGAGGAAAAGGTATTCAAGGATCCGGTCCACCGCTATATCCATATCCAGGATGAGCTGATCTGGCAACTGATCGGAACGAAGGAGTTCCAGCGTCTGCGCAGAATCCGTCAGCTGGGTACGACCTTTATGACCTTTCACGGGGCAGAGCATACCCGCTTCAACCATTCGCTCGGCGTCTATGAAATCATGCGCCGGATGATTCAGACGCTCGAGCAAAAAGAAGCCTGGGACAAGGACGAACGGCTCGTTGCCCTGGCTGCAGCGCTCTTGCACGATGTGGGGCACGGTCCTTTTTCTCATTCCTTCGAAAATGTCTTTGACATGGATCATGAAGCATGGACCCGGAAGATTCTGCTCGGGGATACCGAAATCAATGCGCTTCTCAGCAAAATGGATCCGCGTTTTCCCGAGAAAGTAGCCCAGGTGATCGCGAAGGAGTATGATAACAAGCTATTAGTCAGCCTGATCTCGAGTCAGATCGATGCCGACCGGATGGATTACCTTCTCAGGGATGCTTTTTATACCGGTGTCAGCTATGGCCACTTTGATATGGAGCGGCTCTTACGGGTGATCCGTACAGACAGCAACCAGGCCGTCTTTAAGCACAGCGGGATGCATGCCGTCGAAGACTACATCATGAGCCGGTACCAGATGTACTGGCAGGTCTATTTTCACCCGGTGACAAGAAGCGCCGAGGTTATTTTGACGAAGATCCTTCACCGCGCCCGCTACCTGATGGAGACAGGCTATACCTTCCGCCTGAACCCGAGCCACTTCAGAACGATGTTTGAAGGCGAGGCGACTTTGACAGATTATCTGAAACTCGACGAATCCGTCGTCATGTTCTATTTTCAGGAATGGGAGGACGAACGGGACCCGATTTTAAGCGATCTCTGCCGCCGCTTTATGCACCGGCGCCTGTTGAAGTACGTGGAATGCACCCCGGAGAAACTCGCAGAAAAAAAGGGCAAAATCGCCCAGTCTTTCGAAGCCCTCGGCGTCGATCCGGACTGGTATCTCGTACACGATTCCTCTTCAGATCTGCCCTATGATTTCTACCGGCCGGGAACAGAGCCTGCCAGTGAGCGCGTGCCGATATATCTGTTGATGCCCGACGGCTCGAAACGGGAACTCTCCCGTGAATCAGACATCGTTCTCGCGATCTCCGGCAAAAAGCGGACGGACCACAAATTTTATTACCCTGGCGATGTCCTCGACGAAGCCGGGAACGATCACCCGGAAGTCATCCGTATCCGCCAGCTGCTTGGCAGTCTCTATTGA
- a CDS encoding 2-hydroxymuconate tautomerase: MPIVTVKMLEGRTDEQKKALVEEVTKAVTKTTGAPDERVSVVIEEMKPENFGMGGQRVADKMN, from the coding sequence ATGCCAATTGTAACCGTCAAGATGCTTGAAGGACGTACGGATGAGCAGAAGAAGGCGTTGGTGGAGGAAGTGACCAAGGCTGTGACAAAAACGACCGGTGCGCCGGATGAGCGTGTGTCTGTGGTCATCGAGGAGATGAAGCCTGAGAATTTCGGAATGGGCGGCCAGCGCGTGGCCGATAAGATGAATTAA
- a CDS encoding YwhD family protein, whose protein sequence is MGSSKQKGGGFNILNNDSTDGHGGYGVGTVSLNNMSPVFIDVEDGDAFVDMGALHARSSVEKGIKFLKDKNEVPNGRPFWLVWVQTDMLNGGPAYAGVAACEMTVDREIRRGYKSLPEHVNNMDKAMKGRILVEQMDDKSKDILRNYLETFNQEMWDRSSDELKNGLAT, encoded by the coding sequence ATGGGCAGCTCGAAGCAAAAAGGCGGCGGCTTTAACATTTTGAATAACGACTCCACGGATGGCCACGGCGGATATGGTGTCGGCACCGTCTCACTGAACAACATGTCCCCGGTCTTTATCGATGTGGAAGACGGCGATGCTTTTGTCGATATGGGTGCTTTGCATGCGAGAAGCAGTGTGGAAAAAGGGATCAAATTCCTGAAAGATAAAAACGAGGTGCCAAACGGCAGACCGTTCTGGCTCGTCTGGGTGCAGACGGACATGTTAAACGGCGGACCCGCCTATGCGGGGGTTGCGGCCTGCGAAATGACCGTGGACCGCGAGATTCGACGAGGCTACAAAAGCCTGCCGGAACACGTCAACAATATGGATAAAGCCATGAAAGGACGGATCCTTGTTGAACAGATGGATGACAAGTCCAAAGACATCCTCAGAAACTACCTTGAGACCTTCAACCAGGAGATGTGGGACCGTTCATCTGACGAACTGAAAAACGGGCTTGCAACCTGA
- the speE gene encoding polyamine aminopropyltransferase, with protein MSIWFTEKQTEHFGITARITKTYVSEQTDFQQLDMVETAEFGNMLLLDGMVMTTEKDEFVYHEMVAHVPLHTHPNPEHVLVVGGGDGGVIREILKHPEVKKATLVEIDGKVIEYSKQYLPTIAGALDDPRVDVQVADGFMHIAKSENEYDVIMVDSTEPVGPAVNLFTKGFYEGISKALKEDGVFVAQTDNPWFQKSLIKTVFKDVSETFPVTRLYTANIPTYPSGLWSFTIGSKKHDPLDVSDERFHDLATQYYTPAIHKAAFALPKFVQELTES; from the coding sequence ATGAGTATCTGGTTTACAGAAAAACAAACCGAACATTTCGGTATCACCGCGCGCATCACGAAAACCTACGTGAGCGAACAGACAGACTTCCAGCAGCTGGACATGGTGGAGACCGCTGAATTCGGCAATATGCTGCTGTTGGACGGCATGGTCATGACGACCGAGAAAGACGAATTCGTATACCACGAAATGGTGGCCCACGTGCCCCTGCACACCCACCCGAATCCGGAACACGTACTGGTTGTCGGCGGCGGCGACGGCGGGGTGATCCGTGAAATCCTCAAGCACCCGGAAGTGAAGAAAGCCACCCTCGTTGAAATCGACGGGAAAGTCATTGAGTATTCAAAGCAGTATTTACCGACGATTGCCGGCGCATTGGATGATCCCCGCGTGGACGTTCAGGTGGCGGACGGTTTTATGCATATCGCCAAGAGCGAAAATGAATACGATGTGATCATGGTCGACTCCACAGAACCCGTGGGACCGGCTGTGAACCTGTTTACAAAAGGGTTCTACGAAGGCATCAGCAAGGCGCTGAAAGAAGACGGCGTCTTCGTCGCGCAGACCGATAACCCGTGGTTTCAAAAAAGTCTGATCAAGACGGTATTCAAAGACGTCAGTGAGACGTTTCCGGTCACGAGGCTCTACACGGCAAACATCCCGACGTACCCGAGCGGGTTGTGGAGCTTCACCATCGGCTCGAAAAAGCATGACCCGCTGGACGTAAGCGATGAGCGGTTTCATGACCTTGCTACCCAGTACTACACCCCTGCCATTCACAAGGCGGCTTTTGCGCTGCCGAAATTCGTGCAGGAACTGACGGAATCCTGA